Proteins encoded together in one Glandiceps talaboti chromosome 11, keGlaTala1.1, whole genome shotgun sequence window:
- the LOC144442728 gene encoding uncharacterized protein LOC144442728 yields the protein MAGILQRTQEDRLLNLWLWRRTANMFSVAIDFKNSSNFRINLGAAAVHLTNEQIAELRGSFDLFDKNGDGKISSSELRTVMKALGHNPTLAEVKDIIAGVDSNENGSIDFPEYLTVMSKYYTTGSENEADILAAFKVFDLDGDGFITADEIRQASQRFGEETTDEEIDAMIQEADLNNDGKIDYEEFHKLMLDK from the exons ATGGCAGGAATTTTACAACGTACTCAGGAAGATAGGTTGTTGAATCTGTGGCTATGGAGAAGAACTGCAAATATGTTTTCAGTTGCAATTGACTTCAAAAATAGCTCGAATTTTCGAATTAATTTGGGAGCTGCA GCAGTTCATCTAACAAACGAGCAAATAGCAG AACTCAGAGGGTCGTTCGACTTGTTCGACAAAAATGGCGACGGTAAGATCTCGAGCAGCGAATTGAGAACTGTTATGAAGGCACTTGGTCATAATCCAACATTAGCTGAAGTAAAGGATATAATCGCAGGCGTTGATTCTAATG AAAATGGGTCAATTGACTTTCCCGAATATTTGACAGTGATGTCGAAATATTATACGACAGGAAGTGAAAATGAAGCCGATATACTGGCAGCTTTCAAAGTCTTCGACTTAGATGGAGACGGTTTTATTACTGCAGACGAAATACGTCAAGCTTCGCAAAGATTTGGCGAAGAAACAACAGATGAAGAAATAGACGCAATGATCCAAGAAGCTGATCTTAATAACGATGGCAAAATTGATTATGAAG AATTCCACAAGCTAATGTTGGACAAGTGA
- the LOC144441932 gene encoding calmodulin-alpha-like, which translates to MAEQLTKEQIAEFKEAFVLFDKDGSGTVSTDELGSVMKSLGTNPSEEELREMVDAVDADGNGEIDFQGFLKMMAQMLHESESDQGLKEAFNVFDKDGDGYINPTELRQIMSNLGEKMSDDEFKEMLAEIDEDGDGRVSYDEFVQMMTK; encoded by the exons Atg GCAGAGCAACTGACAAAAGAACAAATAGCAG AATTCAAAGAAGCATTTGTCTTGTTTGACAAAGATGGTAGTGGTACCGTATCAACCGATGAATTAGGAAGTGTTATGAAGTCATTAGGAACAAATCCATCAGAGGAGGAACTCCGGGAAATGGTAGATGCAGTTGATGCTGACG GAAATGGAGAAATCGATTTCCAGggatttttgaaaatgatggcaCAGATGTTGCATGAGAGTGAATCTGATCAAGGACTTAAGGAAGCCTTTAATGTCTTTGACAAAGATGGTGATGGTTATATCAACCCAACAGAACTGCGTCAAATTATGTCGAATCTGGGTGAAAAAATGTCAGACGATGAATTTAAGGAGATGCTTGCAGAGATTGATGAGGACGGTGATGGTAGAGTCAGTTATGATG aatttgttcaaatgatGACGAAATAA
- the LOC144441931 gene encoding calmodulin translates to MADQLTEEQIAEFKEAFSLFDKDGDGTITTKELGTVMRSLGQNPTEAELQDMINEVDADGNGTIDFPEFLTMMARKMKDTDSEEEIREAFRVFDKDGNGFISAAELRHVMTNLGEKLTDEEVDEMIREADIDGDGQVNYEEFVKMMTSK, encoded by the exons ATG GCAGATCAGCTCACCGAAGAACAAATTGCAG AATTCAAGGAAGCTTTCTCACTCTTCGACAAAGATGGCGATGGTACCATCACAACCAAAGAATTGGGAACTGTTATGAGGTCCTTAGGTCAGAATCCAACAGAAGCTGAACTTCAGGATATGATTAATGAAGTCGATGCTGACG GAAATGGAACAATCGATTTCCCTGAATTTTTGACAATGATGGCAAGGAAAATGAAGGACACAGACAGCGAGGAGGAGATCCGCGAAGCTTTCCGAGTCTTTGACAAAGACGGCAATGGTTTTATCAGTGCTGCTGAATTACGTCACGTGATGACAAATCTTGGTGAAAAATTAACAGATGAAGAAGTAGATGAAATGATCAGAGAAGCTGATATTGATGGCGATGGACAAGTAAATTATGAAG AATTCGTCAAGATGATGACATCTAAGTAA